One Neoarius graeffei isolate fNeoGra1 chromosome 16, fNeoGra1.pri, whole genome shotgun sequence DNA segment encodes these proteins:
- the aasdhppt gene encoding L-aminoadipate-semialdehyde dehydrogenase-phosphopantetheinyl transferase: MEGARWAFRCGAWSPSRAEWLLAARCLQPEERERINQFLFAKDAKAAMAGRLLIRKLVCVKMGLPWDGFRLDRTTRGKPYLAHPLSGSGSAPWSFNISHQGDFAVLAAERGRQVGVDVMKTTRPGSSSVQEFFNIMKRQFTDFEWRTITSAQSDWDQLHLFYRHWALKESFIKAIGSGLGFNLQRVEFHISPNQMQEGCVFCQTKMHLDEEEEEDWTFEECLLDEHHHVAVALGKPDGSVPSDAANPEEAKSLEFTVLSFNELMAEATPLSEEDPTHWESFRRKQESPLRQSEG, encoded by the exons ATGGAGGGCGCGCGCTGGGCGTTCCGGTGCGGCGCGTGGAGCCCGAGCCGGGCGGAGTGGCTGCTGGCCGCGCGCTGTCTTCAACCGGAGGAGAGAGAACGGATCAATCAGTTCCTGTTCGCCAAAGACGCCAAAGCAGCCAtg gctgGGCGTCTGCTGATCAGGAAGCTGGTGTGTGTAAAGATGGGTCTGCCATGGGACGGGTTCCGCTTGGACAGGACGACCCGAGGAAAACCCTACCTGGCCCACCCCTTGTCTGGCTCAGGCTCCGCCCCCTGGAGTTTCAACATCTCTCACCAGGGTGACTTCGCCGTGCTGGCGGCTGAACGCGGGAGGCAGGTGGGAGTGGACGTGATGAAGACCACCAGACCAG gcagcAGCTCTGTGCAGGAGTTCTTCAACATTATGAAGCGTCAGTTCACCGATTTCGAATGGCGAACGATCACATCTGCACAGTCCGACTGGGACCAGCTGCACCTCTTCTACAGACACTGG gctttGAAGGAGAGTTTCATTAAAGCGATTGGCTCAGGGCTTGGCTTCAACCTGCAGAGGGTGGAGTTTCACATTTCACCCAATCAAATGCAAGAGGGGTGTGTCTTCTGCCAGACCAAAATGCACCTggatgaggaggaagaggaggactggacatttgag gagtgtttGTTGGACGAGCACCATCACGTTGCCGTGGCGCTGGGAAAACCCGACGGCTCCGTCCCAAGC GATGCTGCgaatccagaagaggccaagtccCTTGAGTTCACCGTTCTGAGCTTCAATGAACTGATGGCAGAGGCCACGCCCCTTTCAGAGGAAGACCCCACCCACTGGGAGAGTTTTAGGAGGAAACAGGAGTCACCGCTACGGCAGAGTGAAGGATAG